One Zootoca vivipara chromosome 9, rZooViv1.1, whole genome shotgun sequence DNA window includes the following coding sequences:
- the CCNI gene encoding cyclin-I: MKFSGPLESQRLSLLLETAISREAEIWKVHLRRIQPSQDVGISPTQRDEVVQWMVKLKFQFHLYPETLALAVSLLDRFLAAVKARPKYLNCIAISCFFLAAKTIEEDERVPVLKVLARDSFCGCSPAEIRRMEKIILDKLNWDLHIATPLDFLHIFHAVALSTRPQLLTTLPKMNPSQHVALLTKQLLHCLACYQLLQFKGSMLALAIVSLEVEKLIPDWLALIIELLQKAQMDSSQLIHCRELVAQHLSSLQPSPPPNSVYVYTPLKHNLVTCHAGPGFRFHPGSKDNRKPEVPAKTSAAARSRRQRRPAPGRCKQATAKRKVEEMEVDDFYDGIKRLYNEENAPEAVALEGKAASACGADASRQAAAASPCPPLQPVSVM, encoded by the exons ATGAAGTTTTCGGGACCCCTGGAGAGCCAGAGGTTGAGTCTCCTTCTGGAGACAGCAATCTCTAGGGAAGCTGAGATATGGAAAGTGCACCTGCGCAGAATTCAGCCCAGTCAG gATGTAGGCATTTCTCCAACCCAGCGGGACGAAGTGGTTCAGTGgatggtcaaactcaagttccaGTTCCACCTTTACCCAGAAACGTTGGCCCTGGCTGTCAGTCTCTTGGACAGGTTTTTAGCTGCCGTGAAG gCCCGTCCAAAGTACTTGAACTGTATTGCAATCAGCTGCTTCTTCCTCGCTGCCAAGACCATTGAGGAAGATGAG AGGGTTCCAGTACTGAAGGTGTTGGCCAGGGACAGCTTTTGCGGCTGTTCCCCAGCTGAGATTCGCAGGATGGAAAAGATCATTCTGGACAAGTTGAACTGGGATTTGCACATAGCCACACCCCTGGACTTCCTTCATATT TTCCACGCGGTGGCCTTATCCACCAGGCCTCAGCTGCTGACCACCTTGCCCAAGATGAACCCGTCTCAGCATGTGGCTCTTCTCACCAAGCAGCTGCTCCACTGCCTGGCCTGCTACCAGCTGCTCCAGTTCAAGGGGTCCATGCTGGCGTTGGCCATTGTCAGCCTGGAAGTGGAGAAACTCATCCCCGACTGGCTCGCCCTCATCATCGAGCTTCTCCAGAAGGCACAG ATGGACAGCTCTCAGCTCATCCACTGCCGGGAGCTCGTAGCCCAGCACCTTTCCAGCCTGCAGCCGTCTCCGCCGCCCAACTCGGTCTACGTCTACACCCCCCTCAAGCACAACCTGGTGACCTGCCACGCCGGACCGGGCTTCCGATTCCACCCAGGCTCAAAGGACAACCGCAAGCCAGAAGTGCCAGCCAAGACCTCCGCCGCCGCGCGCTctcggcggcagcggcggccggCTCCCGGCAGGTGCAAGCAGGCCACGGCCAAGCGCAAAGTGGAGGAGATGGAGGTGGACGACTTCTACGACGGCATCAAGCGCCTGTACAACGAGGAGAATGCTCCAGAGGCCGTAGCCCTAGAGGGCAAAGCCGCCTCCGCCTGCGGGGCCGACGCGTCGCGGCAAGCGGCGGCCGCGTCGCCCTGCCCTCCCTTGCAGCCTGTTTCCGTTATGTAG